Genomic window (Phragmites australis chromosome 5, lpPhrAust1.1, whole genome shotgun sequence):
TGTTTGCCATGCTTGCTGTTTGTTGGCTTATGCTGTAATTTGTTTCACGTTGGGGTTGACTGGAAACGTGAAACGGCGTTAGAAGTTAAGACtatatttggtagagtttttcgTAATTCAAAATTTATGAAGAAATGATtctacaagaaaaataaatttataatgaTTATTTAAAGtaaattttatgaaaaaaaataattttgtgagaGAATTAAATtaggaaaaactagttttttaGCACTCAGCATCTaagttaattttaaaaaatcatttccACAGAATTAagttaaaaattataaactaCTGTTTAATAAAACTcctatcaattttattttatgatGTAATCGAGGAGCTCTATTAAACATACTCTTAATTAGCCGTGCAAGAAATTAGGGAGGCGAGGACAAAAGAAGGGCCGGTGTTAGACCGCCGGCAGTGCGTCAACGTCTCGTTCATGTGGACGGCGGAGGGGGTCGCGCCGAAAGCAGCCTGGCTTTTTATTCCTGGGATCGACTCGAATCGACGGCCAGAGACGCCACGTCGGACGACCTGGACGCTCGCGGCCCGTCCAGCGTATCCCGTGATTCCCCGATTAACACGCCCTTTCGCTGACAATTTGGTTTATTTGCACCCAAGTCTAACGTTCTTTGTATTTTCATACCGTGGCacctattattttttaaacatcCTTTCTGCCTAgcttatattttaaaaatggcATAACTTGTAGTATTTGGCTCTTACATTTGCGGTCAATTCCCCATTATGTGACTAACATCAAATATTCAAATTAGTAGTTAACTACAATAAACAAAAATGTCAAAATAGCAATAAGCAAAGTTTGCATATTAATATAATACCttcttcagaagaaaaaaaaatgtttgaatGAATTTGAAGACATGTAAGCAGTTGAGATTGTAATTGATTACTCGTATAAGTATGATTTTGTAATATTGATAAGTGAACTCATATGTATAAACGGATGTATGAGTTTGTATCCATTGAGTCAGGCTACGAAGTGAAGCTTATTCGAGTTTCACTTCTGAGTTAAACTAAAATCGTATATTTACATCCATCGAGCTAGATTAAAACAGTAAatacaaataattaattatattcctccttaaaattatatatatatatatatattagatcAGACTATAGCAAATTTGAGTAACCATACACACTCTTACAGTCTTAATTACGTCCTCTCCCTTTAAAACCCGTAATAAATTGGAGAGGAGGCCGAGCGCCAAAAGAGCAGCGGCGCGCACGGGCGGAGAGACGCACCGAAGCCACCACCGAACCGCGAGGCCCGAGTTTTTAATACGAAACCGCCACCTAGCCGCTTGCTTTCGGTCTTCGGCTTTCGCCTCCCCCATTACCTTGGATTTGTTGGATTCGCCCAGCTTGCCTCCAACGCCCGCATCCGATCGAGGAGGAAGCGCCAGTAGGCCACGCCACGCCGCCAGCCGGGGAAGGCACGGACCCCACGCGCTCCCTTCCGTGTGCTCGCCCGTTCGGCGCGATCCCGGGCGGCCAAGCCAGGTTCGGCACCGTGTTGCTCTCTTTTTTCTGAGGAATCTCGATGTTTCGCGGCGAATGCGGGCGGTGGCGGTGGGTGAACTGTGGGTGTGCGTGTGGGGAaggtggaatttttttttgggggggggggggggggtgttaacTGGTGTTTCGAGGTGAGCGTGGGCGGCCTGGGCGGGGGCTCGTGGATTTCTGTTAAAAGGTGGGATTTCGGGTGCTCAGGCTTTTTGCTACGAGGTTAAATTTTGATTGTGTTTGGACAGTTTATAGTATAGTTCATCACTATTTGGCTTGGATTCCTTTTCCGTGTGTTACTGAAAAAGTTTTGTGTTTTgtggggcggggggggggggtagtgcAAAGTAGTGGGATCAGTAGTTTGCAAAGCTCTAATTGCTGTTaatgatatgatcttttgtggtAACACATCACTATATGAACTGATCTGAATGTTCTGAGACGGTTAATTAGTGCATGTTAAGGTGCACTCGCAAATGCTGTTATGACAGTTTGCTGATTCCGTTCTTTTGTTCCAATTGACAGAGTGGGCCGAGTTTTCCTCCTTTTTATCTCCCCGACTTCGTCGAAGGACATTTGGTGTTCCCACATTTAACGAGTGATTTTCACTATGAAACCTGACTGGTCAATTTTCTCCAAGCTTGACCATAATGGAGGTTACCTGCATAAGTTCCCCATAGACTCTCCAATATCTCATGATATTGGGTTAGGATTGATATCACAGGCTGGAAACTTAGTTGAGTGTTCGTTTCAACATCCGAGACATATATGTGCTACTGGAAGTGGAGCAGTTCAGGAAGCATTCAGCTGTTTCAACAAGTTTGCTGGagctttctatttctttttttctagagCGTCGAATCCTAAGTTATTCAACAAGCTGTCAGCTGTTGCAGGCTCAAGTTCAAGGGCTTGTCGGTCACATATAAAGCAAGTGTCCTCTTGCCTACAGCATTTACCTGGATTGCGATTTGGTTCGCAATTAAGAGAAGAGCATGCTATACAAATGCTTCTAGCGAGGCTCACAAGTGCAACTCTCGGACGACTGTGGAATGAGGTGGAGGAGCACCATGCCTGCAATGTTCTTATGCTAGCCGCTACTACTGTAATACCACCGTTTGAAAACATGTACGCTCTTGTCACATTCTGcattctgttcttttttttggaTTTACAGACCTTACCTTTTGCATTTAGTTTTTTGTAGTTTTTGTTTTGCTTTGTTGACTGTTTATTTCATTCACGGGCAAGATCGCCGAAGATGCTTGCTGAGTCAATGGCATTAGGAAAATGTGGTGGCCATATCCGAGAACCTGTAGATCAGCCTTATTTGGACGAAATACGCCCTGGTTGTGCTTGTGTTGCTGTGCCAAGAGCCATCTTTCCAGATGATGCAACGGAACCAATAACTGGGATCAAGTTCCCTACTCTCCTTGAGGACAATTCCAATTTGACAGCAGAGGTATTTATTTTTCCAACTCTCTTCTGTAGATTTTTGTTTTCCGTATCCCAACAGAAATGTTTTGATACAGTATATTAGTATCACAATGTTCTGGAGGAAATCTAAAATGTTGCTACTTTCTAGATTGCAACCACTCCATATGATTAAATTGGCAGTTAATGGTTAAATTGGCAGGTGCTTGTTGGGATGGGTTTCAGAAGCATGCGAATAATGAGGCTAAAAAATCTTAATCTTTATGCCTTTGGGTTATGTGAGTAAACTATTCCATGTTTGATGTTTTTATGGACTGTTGACAGGTAGATACTGCTTAATGGCCGTTCCTTTTTGTTGCTGATGTTAGATTGACATATTCTCAGATATACAGCCGGATTCTATTTGCAAGAAGCTGGGTCCAAAGTATGCTTCAATCCCAGATGCTGAGCTGAAGGATCACCCAGATTTCTATGAAGATCTTCTGAGGTGTGCAATGCTTTATTGATCATTTGCGTGTCTTTGTGAAATTCCTTTATTAAAGATCTTCCCCAAATTATGGCCCTTGCCTAGTCCCAATACATGTAATAATTGTGTAAGCTCAGGCACTCCTTTGAGTATACTGCCAGAAAATGTAGGGACCATCCTGAAAAATAGATGTGTTACATATAGAGGGCTTTCTGGATCTATTCCAGACCTGCAATTGCCTGATTATTTTTAGGACTATTTATACCAGTGAGCTTTTGATGCTGCATAGGATTTTTCTTTTCACATGACACTACAATACCAACCTTCATTTTTCCCCCAGTTGCCTCTGATACTAATAAAATTTCAACCCTTGTCCAGGGAAAATATTGACATGACAGTCAGACTAGTAGTAAGCTACAATGGCCTCAGCATTGGCACGGTTCGAGAGTAAGTATTCTTATTTTCATATGCTGGCAATAATACATTCTTATCTTTAATTTTGGTTCAAAATATATTATCTATGCAAGATTGAAGTCAATCATTTGTGTTTTTAATGTGCTTTCCAGTGCATTTGAGAAGTCTCTTTGCTTCCGATTGCAAAAGGTACTTGTTGTTACTTCAGCAACTAGTTTATTCTTTGCTAACCATACAGGCTTAACTGAGCTTTTGTGTATACTTTCTCGAACCAGATGAATCCTAATACTGATTATCACTGCTTGAAAACATTTGGTTCATATTTCAGTGAAGACATTCATATACCTGCTGTAAGTTTCTATGTTACATCTGGTCTATGTAACTTGGTATCCTTGGGCATGAGATGTTAAATGTCAATACTACTGCAGGGTACAAAGATCGACTTTCGTCAAACATCTGATGGCCAGCTAATTACTGAAAGTTAGTACCATGTGACTTATTCATTCAGTGTGCTTTGTTTTTTTCCCCACTACAATGTCTTGACAAAGAACATCTGTGTGCAGTTGATGGCAAACAAATTGGCACTGTCCGGAGCAAAGATCTGTGCAGTAAGTCAATAGTCAAGATCCATTTTGATTTCTGTTTTTTCTGCAGAATCGTAGATCATTAGAAGCTAAAATTTATAAGGTCTCCGGTTGTTCTGAGCTATGATTATTACTAAGTCGTGTCCTTATGAACAGAGGCTTTCTTCGACATGTATATTGGTGACCCACCTATTTCGGTGGAGACCAAACAAGACATTGCGC
Coding sequences:
- the LOC133919924 gene encoding fatty-acid-binding protein 2-like isoform X2; translation: MKPDWSIFSKLDHNGGYLHKFPIDSPISHDIGLGLISQAGNLVECSFQHPRHICATGSGAVQEAFSCFNKFAGAFYFFFSRASNPKLFNKLSAVAGSSSRACRSHIKQVSSCLQHLPGLRFGSQLREEHAIQMLLARLTSATLGRLWNEVEEHHACNVLMLAATTVIPPFENISPKMLAESMALGKCGGHIREPVDQPYLDEIRPGCACVAVPRAIFPDDATEPITGIKFPTLLEDNSNLTAEVLVGMGFRSMRIMRLKNLNLYAFGLYIQPDSICKKLGPKYASIPDAELKDHPDFYEDLLRENIDMTVRLVVSYNGLSIGTVRDAFEKSLCFRLQKMNPNTDYHCLKTFGSYFSEDIHIPAGTKIDFRQTSDGQLITEIDGKQIGTVRSKDLCKAFFDMYIGDPPISVETKQDIAQNVAGLIRRC
- the LOC133919924 gene encoding fatty-acid-binding protein 2-like isoform X1 — protein: MKPDWSIFSKLDHNGGYLHKFPIDSPISHDIGLGLISQAGNLVECSFQHPRHICATGSGAVQEAFSCFNKFAGAFYFFFSRASNPKLFNKLSAVAGSSSRACRSHIKQVSSCLQHLPGLRFGSQLREEHAIQMLLARLTSATLGRLWNEVEEHHACNVLMLAATTVIPPFENISPKMLAESMALGKCGGHIREPVDQPYLDEIRPGCACVAVPRAIFPDDATEPITGIKFPTLLEDNSNLTAEVLVGMGFRSMRIMRLKNLNLYAFGLYIQPDSICKKLGPKYASIPDAELKDHPDFYEDLLRENIDMTVRLVVSYNGLSIGTVRELKSIICVFNVLSSAFEKSLCFRLQKMNPNTDYHCLKTFGSYFSEDIHIPAGTKIDFRQTSDGQLITEIDGKQIGTVRSKDLCKAFFDMYIGDPPISVETKQDIAQNVAGLIRRC